A window of Taeniopygia guttata chromosome 14, bTaeGut7.mat, whole genome shotgun sequence contains these coding sequences:
- the CIITA gene encoding MHC class II transactivator, translating into MDSVFVPENGYLDLLHSDIDPLHLCTFFDTKSSGDEEGDFSTDLEVEANNYEQLNNVDFPYENGDGFYPCCNTTDAYAKIAELVEYVLKDQQEKQVEDIFAGNLILDDIASENTEKFPDMKIQSCLKRTFLGSAAESYCDASEPKYKKIVEVSAASAGNGSFFAMPLNSHPVNCTSLTNQYMSCSVPAAHGLERSLIIPGLSEPLTTECQPVSVKGYQENLGLAGPPQQIFNFVLENGTSDVIVYPVLTSSMETFMSPSFPVNLCAQHTYATSPGIPDAATDRLAHLEEFQEVQDSIISSEEPFKRPEQVETFCSSLKDYFRDTCKSVTMEREVNLDHLFIDRTLVQSQTETKTGKNSAKAMEKELVTCSLQEKEKTAIDRSQIFQIQQRKDLETKVIVVLGKAGMGKSILIQKICQDWSNGEFSQFEFVFWFDCKQISLPEKQYSLKELLLEFFVKPQEGSKEIFEYMLQNPGKVLLIFDGFKGLHDHENFPRCSASQPEKDLCSIKELLSGLIQKKVLNGCTLLFTARPKDKLYQYMSKVDKTIEIVGFSPQQRELYITKYFEESLYCDSALKLIKECEYLFSHCYSPVMCRFVCFLCETVLEMGENSLPSTLTEVFLKFFQQKIMFMQTDVTTTQNQESLATLARVAWCLGEKHQSAMKSDLIPSKEVKEFALKYGFFLPFALPRHSDSEEEEFGSTFSDFVIQNFLCALHLLLAEELKDKNLTKYLSFLSKKKKPYNWLDLMPRFLAGLMFLQDDPSFCSLSNEDEKQSTKKQKTLLKYIRRLQINTLCPERLLELLCCAYETQNNYLLQHVALRLEPELSFLGIVLTPPDVHVLHSVLKRSRKEFSLDLRNSSIDMQGLQALVSLRNVTSFRASLSDTVRLWKSLEQTKDYELLKASTEKFVLDPFKAKTMKDISDLSDLVELQEKMMNCVQEASGCTSYEIPAIRNLRKLEFALGPACGLQGLLKLVKILAAFPSLQHLDLDALSENSIGDEGAKSLSEVFPTLTSLETLNLSQNKITDVGAENLATALPSLSSLKTLSLYNNNICDFGAENLAKVLPAMTSLRVLDVQYNKITGVGAQQLTDSLRKCPHMKNLVMWNPTIPYGVLEHLHQLDSRISV; encoded by the exons ATGGATTCAGTATTTGTGCCTGAAAATGGCTACCTTGATTTACTGCACAGTGATATTGATCCATTGCATCTGTGTACTTTCTTTGATACTAAGTCATCTGGAGATGAAGAAGGTGACTTCTCTACAG ATCTTGAAGTTGAGGCCAACAACTATGAACAGTTAAATAATGTGGATTTCCCATATGAAAATGGAGATGGGTTCTACCCCTGTTGCAACACCACAGATGCTTATGCTAAAATAG CTGAATTAGTAGAATATGTGCTCAAGGATCAGCAGGAGAAGCAGGTCGAAGACATTTTTG CAGGGAACCTTATTTTGGATGACATTGCTTCTGAAAACACTGAGAAATTTCCTGACATGAAGATCCAGTCATGTCTTAAACGAA CTTTCTTAGGCTCTGCAGCAGAAAGTTACTGTGATGCTTCAGAACCCAAATATAAGAAAATTG tggaAGTCTCTGCAGCTTCTGCAGGGAATGGCAGTTTCTTTGCTATGCCTCTCAACAGCCACCCAGTGAACTGCACCTCTCTAACTAACCAGTACATGTCCTGTTCTGTTCCTGCTGCCCATGGGCTGGAAAGAAGCCTCATAATTCCTG GATTGTCAGAACCTTTGACCACAGAGTGCCAACCAGTCAGTGTGAAAGGGTACCAAGAGAATCTAGGCTTGGCAGGTCCTCCTCAGCAGATATTTAACTTTGTTCTTGAAAATGGTACATCTGATGTTATAGTATATCCAG TGCTGACATCTTCCATGGAAACATTCATGTCTCCAAGTTTTCCAGTTAATTTATGTG CACAACATACGTATGCCACAAGCCCCGGAATTCCAGATGCAGCAACAGACAGATTAGCAC ATTTAGAGGAATTTCAAGAAGTTCAAGATTCCATAATTTCTTCTGAAGAACCTTTCAAAAGACCAG AGCAAGTGGAAACTTTCTGTTCATCCCTTAAGGATTATTTCCGAGACACCTGCAAATCTGTGACCATGGAGCGGGAAGTAAATCTGGATCACCTGTTCATTGATAGGACACTTGTTCAAAGTCAAACTGAAACCAAGACTGGAAAGAATAGTGCAAAAGCAATGGAAAAGGAGCTGGTAACCTGCAGCCtgcaagagaaggaaaagacagCCATTGATAGAAGCCAAATATTTCAAATCCAACAGCGTAAAGACTTAGAGACTAAAGTGATTGTGGttctgggaaaggcaggaatgggcaAAAGCATTCTCATTCAGAAGATCTGCCAGGACTGGTCCAATGGAGAGTTTTCTCAGTTTGAATTTGTATTTTGGTTTGACTGCAAACAAATAAGTTTGCCTGAGAAGCAATACAGCCTGAAGGAGTTGCTTCTTGAATTTTTTGTAAAACCTCAAGAGGGAAGCAAAGAGATCTTTGAGTATATGTTGCAAAATCCTGGTAAAGTCCTTCTGATTTTTGATGGTTTTAAAGGATTGCATGATCATGAGAATTTTCCTCGTTGCTCAGCCAGCCAGCCTGAAAAGGATTTATGCAGTATaaaggagctgctctcaggactCATCCAAAAAAAGGTGCTCAATGGCTGTACTTTATTATTTACAGCAAGACCAAAAGACAAACTGTACCAGTATATGTCCAAAGTGGATAAGACTATTGAAATTGTAGGATTTTCTCCTCAGCAGAGAGAATTGTACATAACCAAATACTTTGAAGAATCACTCTATTGTGATAGTGCACTGAAATTAATCAAAGAGTGTGAGTACTTGTTCAGTCATTGTTACAGTCCTGTTATGTgtagatttgtttgttttctctgtgagaCAGTGCTTGAAATGGGAGAGAACAGTCTTCCTTCAACTCTTACTGAAGTCTTCCTGAAATTTTTTCAGCAGAAGATCATGTTTATGCAAACAGATGTTACAACCACACAAAATCAAGAGAGTCTTGCTACCCTAGCTCGTGTAGCCTGGTGTCTTGGAGAAAAGCACCAAAGCGCCATGAAAAGTGATCTTATTCCTTCTAAGGAAGTTAAAGAGTTTGCTCTGAAGTATGGGTTTTTCCTGCCATTTGCATTGCCCAGACATTCAGATAGTGAAGAAGAGGAATTTGGGAGCACATTCTCTGATTTTGTCATTCAGAATTTCTTGTGTGCACTTCACCTTTTGTTAGCAGAAGAGCTCAAGGATAAAAATCTAACAAAGTACTTGTCTTTTctatcaaagaagaaaaaaccttATAACTGGTTAGATTTAATGCCTCGATTTTTGGCTGGTTTGATGTTTCTCCAGGATGACCCCTCCTTCTGCTCTCTTTCAAATGAGGATGAAAAACAGTCAACCAAGAAGCAGAAGACACTCTTGAAATACATCAGAAGGCTGCAGATTAATACTCTCTGTCCAGAGAGGTTGCTGGAGCTTTTATGTTGTGCTTATGAAACACAGAACAATTATCTTCTGCAGCATGTGGCCTTGAGACTCGAGCCAGAGTTGTCTTTTCTGGGCATAGTTCTTACACCACCTGATGTCCATGTACTGCACTCTGTTTTGAAAAGGTCAAGAAAAGAGTTTTCCTTGGATTTGCGGAACAGCAGCATTGACATGCAAGGGCTGCAAGCCTTGGTCAGCCTAAGGAATGTGACATCATTCAG ggcttccctcagTGACACAGTCAGACTCTGGAAATCTTTGGAACAGACAAAAGACTACGAACTGCTGAAAGCATCCACAGAGAAATTTGTTCTTGATCCCTTTAAGGCAAAGACAATGAAGGACATCAGTGACCTCTCCGACCTTGTAGAGTTGCAGGAGAAGATGATGAATTG TGTGCAAGAAGCATCTGGTTGCACCAGCTATGAAATTCCTGCCATCAGAAACCTCAGAAAACTTGAATTTGC GCTGGGTCCAGCATGTGGCCTTCAAGGATTGCTAAAACTCGTGAAAATTCTTGCAGCATTTCCATCACTTCAGCATTTAGA CCTTGATGCTCTGAGTGAAAATAGCATAGGAGATGAAGGAGCAAAGAGTCTATCTGAAGTCTTTCCAACCTTGACATCACTAGAAACATTAAA TTTATCACAGAATAAAATAACAGACGTGGGTGCAGAGAACCTTGCTACAGCTCTCCCTTCCTTGTCTTCCTTAAAAACACTAAG CTTGTACAATAACAACATTTGTGATTTTGGAGCAGAAAATCTGGCAAAGGTTCTTCCTGCAATGACATCTTTAAGAGTGCTAGA TGTTCAGTATAACAAAATAACTGGTGTTGGAGCCCAGCAGCTGACTGACAGCCTACGAAAATGTCCCCATATGAAGAACTTGGT GATGTGGAATCCTACCATTCCCTATGGAGTTCTTGAACACCTTCACCAGCTGGACTCCAGGATCAGTGTGTAG